The Deinococcus koreensis genome window below encodes:
- a CDS encoding monothiol bacilliredoxin BrxC family protein, with the protein MTQTAQTTAAQADAASAEAQVLVPLTTPEDVDAFLKEYPLAAVFKAGTCHKTMQGFGVLETFLQRHELPVGFIRVVDWRPASNHVAELTGIQHHSPQFILFQGGQPQFEVNNWDITPEALEPVFTAHVPARQGVVGVATDDNVEPYRRLMRAYLEGSLSEWAFQDQYVNMFRDDASLRSQREFELLSRLFGDPDAYHGGLHQLGAPQERGDLKARVAALLSELG; encoded by the coding sequence ATGACCCAGACTGCCCAGACCACTGCGGCCCAGGCCGACGCCGCCAGCGCTGAAGCCCAGGTGCTCGTGCCCCTGACCACCCCCGAGGACGTGGACGCCTTCCTGAAGGAGTACCCGCTGGCCGCCGTGTTCAAGGCCGGCACCTGCCACAAGACCATGCAGGGCTTCGGGGTGCTGGAAACCTTCCTGCAGCGCCACGAGCTGCCCGTGGGCTTCATCCGGGTGGTCGACTGGCGCCCGGCGAGCAACCATGTCGCCGAACTGACCGGCATCCAGCACCACAGCCCGCAGTTCATCCTGTTCCAGGGCGGGCAGCCGCAATTCGAGGTCAACAACTGGGACATCACCCCCGAGGCGCTGGAGCCGGTGTTCACGGCCCACGTGCCGGCCCGGCAGGGCGTGGTCGGCGTCGCCACCGACGACAACGTGGAACCCTACCGCCGCCTGATGCGCGCCTACCTGGAGGGCAGCCTGAGCGAATGGGCCTTCCAAGATCAGTACGTGAACATGTTCCGCGACGACGCCAGCCTGCGGAGCCAGCGCGAGTTCGAACTGCTCTCCCGTCTGTTCGGCGATCCGGACGCCTACCACGGTGGCCTGCACCAGCTGGGCG